The Campylobacter concisus DNA window TCTCGCAAATAGATTTGGCATAGGCGGTCTAACGGCTATGGGGATATATTATTTTATACTTTTGTTTTTTGTGATTGTTTTAGGATTTATGCCGCAAAAACGCCAAAACTGGAGCGGTGGCGTCAAAAAGTAAATTTAACTTTATCAAAGGAGAAAAAATGAAGAAAATTTTATTTTCATCTGTTTTAGCGGCTCTTGTGAGCTTGCCTGCGTTTGCGCATACGGCGCTTATGAGCTGCATAGATAACGGCGACGATACCGTTACTTGCGAGGCGGGATTTAGCGACGGTAGCAGTGCTAGTGGCGTGGAGTTTAAAGTACTTCAAGATGGCAAAGTCGTTATCGAGGGCAAATTTGACAAGGACAGTATGTATACATTTAAAAAACCGCAAGGTGAATACAAGGCTAGGATGTTTGCGGGCGAAGGCCACGAGGTCATCGTAGAGTCAAAAGATATTTCAAAATAAATTAATAAACTCGCCGCGAAATGTTTAAATTTGACGCGGCGAAACGTCTTTAAAAGGAAAAATATGGCTTGGTATGAAGCTGCAATTTTGATTGTAATGGCAGTCGGTGCGGGATATTTCGTTTACGCAAAAGAGTTTAGGCAAAAAGACTGCGGTTGCGGTAGTGGTAAAAACTGTCACTCTGGTGGAAAAAAGTATAAGTAATATTCTTTAGAGATAATGCCTAATCTTAAGAAATACCTTTTTGGCTTTTTATAATAGCTGTCTAGGTAGGACTCTAAAAGCCCTTAAATATTATTATTTAAAAAATCAGAGACAAAACCACTATCTTTTAATACATGCATAATGCTACGCAAAAGATAATTATTTACAAAATAGATAGTGTAAATTCTTCCACCATCAGTTATGGATCTAACCATTTTTTTATCTTTCAGTTTTGTCATAATGTTTGATTTTTCTTTTGATTTTCGTATACCAAATTTATCAAGTTCTTCGGCTTTCATACACATATCATCTTTTTTAACAATATACGTCAATATATCAAATTCTTGTTTTGTTATATGTTCTCTATCTAGTGCTATTTTGAGCATTGGTAGAAGTATAATTTTTTGTACATATTCTTTTTTTAAAAGATGGTCTATTTTTTCGATCTCATTTTTTAATCCTATTAAAAAATATTCGCACCAAGCTAACAAATCTCTAGGCTCTAAAGTATCGGCGCACGACAACATATCGTAATACTGATCTCTATTTGCGTAAAAAACAGAAGACGGATTTATAAGTCTACCTTGCTTAACTTTAAATCCGAGCTTAATTAAAAAAGCATAATTTAAAAGTCTACCCATTCTACCATTTCCATTGTCAAATGGATGAATAAACTCAAACCTATGGTGCGCAATAGCAACCATTAAGAGCTGGTACTGCTCCTTATGTTTTTCGTTGATAAATTCTATAAACTTATTAAAATAATCTGGCAATATAAAGTGCTTTGGTGGAATATGTCCTGATTTTTTTATACTTACGTCATGTCGCCTTAATTCTCCAGGATAGTTAGATCCTTCACCTTTTGGCGGCGGTGTTAAGCCTTTTGTAATAATTTTATGGATTTCTGAAATATAGGCACGATCAAATATGGTTTCTTCATCTGTGTTGTCTTCTATAAAAGCTATGGCATTTTCTAAGCTTTTTATCTCATCATCGCTTTCATCTGTAAAATTTTTATCTATAATCTTCTCAACATATTCAGATAATGTTGTATTATTTCCTTCGATTCTAGCTGATCCTAAAGTTTCTAAAATTTGAAAAATATTTTTAAGCTGAAAAAATATATATGGAGGTACATCACCACCAAGCCTTTTGGTCCTTAGCTTTTCCAAATCTAAAATAACATTAGTCAAATTACTTCCAAAAGATGGCTCTGGTATTATTATATTACTACTTACTTCTTCTTTCATTTTTTAATACTTCCTTTTTAGTATAATGAGAGTACGATTATAACGTATTCTTTTATAAAAAATATAATTGTATTACTTCTGGTTATACTTATATACTACTTCCAAATAAATATATAAATTTACAATCTATAAGCAAACTGAAGTTTTGCGCTGCTTTGATCTTTTTTACCAAAAGATTGTGCTATGCCAAAATTTATGAGTGTTGCATAAGTTGGCTCTGAGCTTGTGCCTTTTTGAGTTAGGCTTATCTCCTCGTCTTCTTGGATCACTGCTATTTTTTGACTTGGTATTAAATTTATACTCGGCACTAATTTTTTCCATAAGGATTAAATTTACCAGCATCATAGGCTATTTTTGAGTAAATTTTAGCTCTACTTGATGTAACGTTGCTAAATTTTAATGTGCTTTGTCCGACATC harbors:
- a CDS encoding Fic family protein, which codes for MKEEVSSNIIIPEPSFGSNLTNVILDLEKLRTKRLGGDVPPYIFFQLKNIFQILETLGSARIEGNNTTLSEYVEKIIDKNFTDESDDEIKSLENAIAFIEDNTDEETIFDRAYISEIHKIITKGLTPPPKGEGSNYPGELRRHDVSIKKSGHIPPKHFILPDYFNKFIEFINEKHKEQYQLLMVAIAHHRFEFIHPFDNGNGRMGRLLNYAFLIKLGFKVKQGRLINPSSVFYANRDQYYDMLSCADTLEPRDLLAWCEYFLIGLKNEIEKIDHLLKKEYVQKIILLPMLKIALDREHITKQEFDILTYIVKKDDMCMKAEELDKFGIRKSKEKSNIMTKLKDKKMVRSITDGGRIYTIYFVNNYLLRSIMHVLKDSGFVSDFLNNNI